The segment GGCCGAAAATAAACAGGATGATGGCGGTAATTCCCGCGATCGTGATACTGATAGTCCCCATGTAGCGATCACCTTGATTCAATTGGGCCGGGGCCTGGTGCTGGGTGCCGCGCTCGATACAGGCTCACGAACCGTACCCAGGCTGGCGGGAGCCGACTCCGAATAACCTGCCACCCTTATTATCTGCTGAATCGTAGCGAAAGAGACCACTTTTTTTACCAGCACATCCCGACCGGCCGCGCTGACGGAAATGTCACAGCGGCAGGAAGCGGATTATTGGGGTGGTATTCTCAGGTATCTGTCGATCTGTCCGCAGCAGGCAGCACGGCTGCTACCGGCTGAAGTACTCGCCCGGCCGCGCTTACTGCATCCACAAAATAATCCTGGAATACATCGCGGCGTCTCATGATGGCCGGTGGTTTACATTCTTCCGGCGTATGCAACAACCCTGCGCGGGCCAGCAGCGAGGCGAACCGGCGGCTGCCGCTTAGGGCAGAGAGGGGAATAGCCAGCATCAAGCCGACAACCATGGGCAGCATCCAGTACAGCAGTGGTGAAGACAGCCACAGGAGCTGCGTGGTGACCAGCAGACCCACGGCGGTGTGCCAGCCATGCCTGTACAAAAGCTCTTTCCAGGATACCCGTCTGCCGCGGCGCTGCTGGGCTGACCAGCCGGAATCCTGCCCCCGCACAATTTCCCAAAGGTGTCTGCTGTGCAGCAGCATAACAATGGGCGCATGCAATATCGAGAACAGAAGTTCCATTACTGCACTCAGGACAAGCCGGACCCGTCCCTGGCCGCCGTGAACCTCCCGGCGGCAGATGCCGGCACAGAACCCCAACAGCTTTGGCAGCAGCAGCAGGGTCATGGTAAGAATAAACAGACGAATCATGCGCTCGGCATCGAAAACCAGCCCTCCGAGCAGCAGCCAGCCCCCATCGGCTGATGCGACTAACGGCTCCTGACTCAACCGGGTACTCAGCAGCAACCCCACCGCCACCATCGCCAGCCACAAGGGTGATGTTGCGTAGTTCATAACGCCCATCAGCATATGGGCGCGGTTCGGCCAGCGCAGGCCGCGGGCGGAAACCACCGCCAGGTGCTGCACATTGCCCTGGGCCCAGCGTCGGTCCCGCACCGCCGCATCCAGCAACGTAGGAGGACATTCCTCCCAGGAGCCTTTCAGCCCCGGCAGCATGCGCACTTTCCAGCCCGCCCGTCGAATCAGGGCCGCCTCGACAAAATCGTGCGAGCGAATTTCACCACCGAATGGACGCGGCCCTGGTATACAGGGCAGACCGGCAGATTCCGCAAACGCACGAACCCGCAGAATGGCGTTGTGACCCCAGTAGTTCCCGTCGTGGCCCTGCCAGGCATTCAGGCCACGGGCAAAGACCGGGCCATAAACCACACCGGCAAACTGCTGAAGCCGGGCGTACAACGTCTCGCCACCGTACAGGTTCGGCAGGGTCTGCAGAATCCCGGTTGAAGGTTCGGCATCCATCTCCCGGACCAGCCTGGCCAGGGTTTCCCCGGCGATCAGACTGTCGGCATCCAGCACCACCATATAGTCATACCGACTGCCCCAGTGATTGATAAAGTCACGAATGTTGCCGGCCTTGCGAGCAGTATTGCGATCACGCCGTCGGTACCAGACCGGTATGTTGCCCGCCAGCCGCTCGCGCAGGCATTGCACGGCCGCCACTTCCGACGACCAGATTTCCGGTTCGCTGGAGTCGGACAGAACAAATATTTCGAAATGCTGCTGCAAGTCCAGCTGCGTCAGTTCTTCGGCCATCGCTGCCAGCGCCGCACAGGCGCTGACCGAATCCTCGTTGTAGACGGGCATCAGCAGCACGGTCCTGCCGCGCAGTGGTGCATCGCTGGCGGCGTGCCAGCCGTCATGACCATAAAACACGCCGGACAGTGCTGCCATCGCTGTCAGCGCGACCCACCCGAACGTAACGGTGAACAGGCACAGCAGTAACCAGAGTAACAGCGCAGTCCAGACCGGCGCACCAGCCCCATTCAAAGGCAGGATGAGATACAGCTGGTAGCTGGCAGCGGCAGTCAGTGCCAGGCTGCCGCCGAAGGTGAGCAGTCTGGCCAGCCAGGGAGAGGCATCGTGACTGGCGATAACCGTATCCGGGTGCCTCGACAGCACCTGGGTCGGCATGGACAGCGGGGCTGTCGGTGGCGTTAAAAGTGATACCTGCGTCATCGGGTCCACCGGTATAACCAGGTTTCACCCCACTGGCGACCGCCAACTTCCAGGGTGACGCGCAGCTCGGCCAGTTCGGCCCCGGCCGGGTCCAGTTTTATATAGGCCCGGTAGCGATCGGTCGCATCGACCAGCGTCCCGCTTACGTTAGTGATCGTGCCGGCACTGCTGGTCGCAATGATCCGGACGGCGCCGTCTTTTTCTGCAACCGGTAACTGACTGCCGTCGCTGTAATCAATGACGAAGACCCGCTCCCCGCTGCCTGCGACGGCACCGGCGGCGGTATCGACGATTCGCCCCTGGGCCGGCCCGGCAGGTGATCCCTTACCCCACAGCATGCGGTACCGGAAGCGGTACTCACTACCGGCCTGCAGACCGGCGGCCGGTTGCCAGTAGGCGACAATGTTGTCGTTGATCTCTTCGACGCTGGGAATTTCCACCAGCTCCACATGTCCGGCACCCCAGTCATCCAACGGTTCGATCCACAACGAGGTGCGCTTGTCATAGCGGGCCTCTGCGTCATTGAATTCAGCGAAGTCCTGATGCCGTTGCAGGAGCCCGAAGCCTGCCGGCATCGCGGCACCGAAGGCGGAAACCTGCACTTGCGACGGATTGCTCAGCGGTCGCCAGACAGTCTCGCCATTGGTCTGCAGAATCTGTAACCCGTCCGAGTCGTGCACGGCGTTGCGGAAGTCGTCAAAACGATCGCGGTTGGTGGTGTCGAACAGGAACATGGAAGTCAACGGCGCAATGCCGACCCGCGGCAGGTCACGACGCGGGTACAGGGTTGCATCCACTTCCATGCGGGTGCCCGCGCCGGGCTTGACTGAGAAATGAAAAGCACCGGTCACCGAAGGGCTGTCCAGCAAGGCGTGAAGTACAATCTGTTGTGCTTCGTTCGCCGGTCGCTCGATCCAGAAATCGGCAAAATGGGGGAATTCCTCCCCGCCGGGCCCCACTGTATTGACCGCGAGGCCGCGCGCTGACAACCCGTAGAACTGGTCTTTGCCGACGGCCCGGAAGTAACTGGAACCAAGAAACACCAGGAATTCTTCGTGGCGCGCGGACGAATTGATCGGGTAATGGATGCGAAATCCAGCATAACCGCCGGCGTCTGCCGGATTGACGCCAGCCAGACTGTGCGGGTAATCGAACACGGCCGGGGAGAACGGCAGCCGCTGTGACTGCCCTTCGTTGACAGTATGCAGCCCCACCGGGATGGCGTGCAGAAAACCGGGATGGAACAGTTGCAGCTGAAACGGCCCCTGTGCATCGCGCCAGACAGCGGCTTCAGGATTGAACACGATGCGCCGGTAGGTATCGTAATCCAGCGCCAGGAGTGGATTGTCCGCCGCCAGCCTCTGGGGCTGGAATGGCTGCGCCGCCAGCTGACGGGCCCGGTCCTGCAGCCACTGCTGGCTGAACGGCTGGGCACTGGTTCGATCCGGATTCAGACTATCGACCGACTGCGCCTGGAGTTGCTGGGCGGCAACCAGGCAGATCGCCATCATCCCTGTCGTCAGACAGACAGCGAACCCGTGTCGGTGAAACATGTGTTACTTCCTTTCCGCCGCTGGCGGCTGAATTCTGACCAGGGTCAAGAACCCCGGTGGTGGTTACCCGCTTTACCTGTTCGGTGACTTTGTGAATTTTTGTTCAGTTAACTTTTTACTTTTAACTTTGAACTTCTACCTTTTAACTTTTTGCTTTTTGCTTTCTGCTTTTAACTTTGCTTATTTGCAGTCAATGCCTGACCGCTTAACCCTTTAACTTTTGCGCAATTAACGGGTAGGGCGTCTAGCCGGGTAACCGGCAGTCCCGCTTCAACCAGAGCCATTACGTCCTCGCAACTGCCATGGATCAGCGCCAGGGGCTTTGACTGGTCCCGATGGGTAAGCAGAACGTATACTGCGGGAACAGCAAACCGAACTTAAACTGCCCCTGGAGTGCCCCTATCTTCTCACTGCCCGGTCCCAAATTGCCAGCCTCTGCACCGGAATTACTGCGTGAACTGCGACGAACAGCGGCGCTGGGCGGCGGCCTGCTGCTGGCCATGGCTTTCTCTCTGTCGGCCCTGGCAGAAGCCAGCTATGCCCTGCGCTGGCTGCTGCCCGGGACAGCCACCTGGGGACTGGTGGTGTGGCAATGTCGAAGCCGCCTCCATAAAAATTACAGCACTGAGGACGGCACCGCCTATTCCCAGCTGGGGCTGGGCAACCGCATCACGCTGCTGCGGGGTCTGCTGATCGCCGCCACCGCCGGCTTTCTTGCTACGGCCGGAATCACGACCCACTCCCTGCTGCTGTTCGTCCCCGCCGCGCTGTATACGGCAGCCGCCCTGGGTGACGCTCTGGACGGTTACCTGGCCCGTCGCCAGGGCCAGACTACGCTGCTGGGCAGAGAACTCGACACGGCCCTGGACGCACTGGGCCTGCTGGTGGCCCCGCTGCTTGCGATTCTGACCGGAAAGCTTCACTTCAGTTACCTGCTGGTAAGCTTCGCCTATTACCTGTTCAAGGGAGGCATTCACTGGCGGCAGCGTCACAACAGACCGGTCTATGCCCTGCCACCCAGCCGCCTGCGG is part of the Gammaproteobacteria bacterium genome and harbors:
- the mdoH gene encoding glucans biosynthesis glucosyltransferase MdoH yields the protein MTQVSLLTPPTAPLSMPTQVLSRHPDTVIASHDASPWLARLLTFGGSLALTAAASYQLYLILPLNGAGAPVWTALLLWLLLCLFTVTFGWVALTAMAALSGVFYGHDGWHAASDAPLRGRTVLLMPVYNEDSVSACAALAAMAEELTQLDLQQHFEIFVLSDSSEPEIWSSEVAAVQCLRERLAGNIPVWYRRRDRNTARKAGNIRDFINHWGSRYDYMVVLDADSLIAGETLARLVREMDAEPSTGILQTLPNLYGGETLYARLQQFAGVVYGPVFARGLNAWQGHDGNYWGHNAILRVRAFAESAGLPCIPGPRPFGGEIRSHDFVEAALIRRAGWKVRMLPGLKGSWEECPPTLLDAAVRDRRWAQGNVQHLAVVSARGLRWPNRAHMLMGVMNYATSPLWLAMVAVGLLLSTRLSQEPLVASADGGWLLLGGLVFDAERMIRLFILTMTLLLLPKLLGFCAGICRREVHGGQGRVRLVLSAVMELLFSILHAPIVMLLHSRHLWEIVRGQDSGWSAQQRRGRRVSWKELLYRHGWHTAVGLLVTTQLLWLSSPLLYWMLPMVVGLMLAIPLSALSGSRRFASLLARAGLLHTPEECKPPAIMRRRDVFQDYFVDAVSAAGRVLQPVAAVLPAADRSTDT
- a CDS encoding glucan biosynthesis protein, which translates into the protein MFHRHGFAVCLTTGMMAICLVAAQQLQAQSVDSLNPDRTSAQPFSQQWLQDRARQLAAQPFQPQRLAADNPLLALDYDTYRRIVFNPEAAVWRDAQGPFQLQLFHPGFLHAIPVGLHTVNEGQSQRLPFSPAVFDYPHSLAGVNPADAGGYAGFRIHYPINSSARHEEFLVFLGSSYFRAVGKDQFYGLSARGLAVNTVGPGGEEFPHFADFWIERPANEAQQIVLHALLDSPSVTGAFHFSVKPGAGTRMEVDATLYPRRDLPRVGIAPLTSMFLFDTTNRDRFDDFRNAVHDSDGLQILQTNGETVWRPLSNPSQVQVSAFGAAMPAGFGLLQRHQDFAEFNDAEARYDKRTSLWIEPLDDWGAGHVELVEIPSVEEINDNIVAYWQPAAGLQAGSEYRFRYRMLWGKGSPAGPAQGRIVDTAAGAVAGSGERVFVIDYSDGSQLPVAEKDGAVRIIATSSAGTITNVSGTLVDATDRYRAYIKLDPAGAELAELRVTLEVGGRQWGETWLYRWTR
- a CDS encoding CDP-alcohol phosphatidyltransferase family protein — encoded protein: MPASAPELLRELRRTAALGGGLLLAMAFSLSALAEASYALRWLLPGTATWGLVVWQCRSRLHKNYSTEDGTAYSQLGLGNRITLLRGLLIAATAGFLATAGITTHSLLLFVPAALYTAAALGDALDGYLARRQGQTTLLGRELDTALDALGLLVAPLLAILTGKLHFSYLLVSFAYYLFKGGIHWRQRHNRPVYALPPSRLRRQLAGFQMGLVAAALWPPLPAELTRPAGLLFMLPLLIGFVRDWLYVSGRLGNNQEPPL